From the Budorcas taxicolor isolate Tak-1 chromosome 1, Takin1.1, whole genome shotgun sequence genome, one window contains:
- the LOC128053603 gene encoding elongation factor 1-alpha 1-like, protein MGKQKTHNNIVVIGHVDSGKSTTTSHLIYKCGGINKRTIENFKKEAAKMGKGSFRYAWVLDKLKAECEHGITIDISLWKFEDSKYCVTIIYAPGQRDFIKNLITGTSQADCAVLIVAAGVGAFEAGISKNQQTREHVLLAYTLGVKQLIVGVNKMDSTELLYSQKRYEETVKEVSTYIKKIGYNPNTVAFVPVSGWNRDNMLEPSANMPWFKRWKVTHKNVNASGIILLETLGCLLPPIHPTDKPLCLPLQDVYKIGGIGTVPVGRVEIGVLKPGMVAIFAPVNVSTEVKSVEMHHEALSEALPGDNLGFNVKNVSVKDGHRGNVAADTKNDPPMEAAGFTAQVIVWNHPGQISTGYAPVLDCHTALIACKFAELKEKIDCHSGKKLKDGPKFLKSGDAAIVDMVLGKPMCVKSFSDYPPVGCFAVCDMRQTGTVGVIKAVDKKAAGVGKVTKSAQKAQKAK, encoded by the exons atggggaaaca GAAAACCCACAACAACATCGTTGTCATTGGGCATGTAGATTCAGGGAAGTCTACCACAACTAGCCATCTGATCTACAAATGTGGCGGGATCAACAAGAGAACAATTGAAAACTTCAAGAAGGAGGCTGCCAAGATGGGAAAGGGCTCCTTCAGGTATGCCTGGGTCCTGGACAAACTGAAAGCTGAATGTGAGCATGGTATCACCATTGATATCTCCCTGTGGAAATTTGAGGACAGCAAGTACTGTGTTACTATCATTTATGCCCCAGGACAGagagattttattaaaaatttgatTACGGGCACATCCCAGGCTGATTGTGCTGTACTAATTGTTGCTGCTGGTGTTGGTGCATTTGAAGCCGGTATTTCCAAGAACCAGCAGACCCGTGAGCATGTCCTTCTGGCTTACACTCTGGGTGTAAAACAGCTAATTGTTGGAGTTAACAAAATGGATTCCACTGAGCTGCTCTACAGCCAGAAGAGATATGAGGAAACTGTTAAGGAAGTCAGCACCTATATTAAGAAAATTGGCTACAATCCCAACACAGTAGCATTTGTGCCAGTTTCTGGCTGGAATCGTGACAACATGCTAGAGCCAAGTGCTAACATGCCATGGTTCAAGAGATGGAAAGTCACCCATAAAAATGTCAATGCCAGTGGAATCATTCTGCTTGAAACTCTGGGTTGCCTCCTGCCACCAATTCACCCAACTGACAAACCCTTGTGTTTgccactccaggatgtctataAAATTGGTGGTATTGGTACTGTCCCTGTGGGTCGAGTGGAGATTGGTGTCCTCAAACCTGGCATGGTGGCCATCTTTGCTCCAGTCAATGTATCAACTGAAGTGAAGTCTGTAGAAATGCACCATGAAGCACTGAGTGAAGCCCTTCCTGGGGACAATCTGGGCTTCAATGTCAAGAATGTATCTGTCAAAGATGGTCATCGTGGTAATGTGGCTGCTGACACCAAAAATGACCCACCCATGGAAGCTGCTGGCTTCACAGCTCAGGTGATTGTTTGGAACCATCCAGGCCAAATCAGCACTGGATATGCACCTGTGCTGGACTGTCACACAGCTCTCATTGCTTGCAAGTTTGCTGAGCTGAAGGAGAAGATTGATTGTCATTCTGGCAAAAAGCTGAAAGATGGCCCTAAATTCTTGAAATCTGGTGATGCTGCCATTGTTGATATGGTTCTTGGCAAGCCCATGTGTGTCAAGAGCTTCTCTGACTATCCTCCCGTGGGCTGTTTTGCTGTGTGTGACATGAGACAGACAGGCACTGTGGGTGTCATCAAAGCTGTGGATAAGAAGGCAGCTGGAGTTGGCAAGGTCACTAAGTCTGCCCAGAAAGCTCAGAAAGCTAAATGA